In the genome of Hyphomicrobium sp. ghe19, the window TCTGGCGGCATTCGTTTCAGTCATTGCGGTACTTCTAGCGCCGCACATGCCGAAAGCACTTCCGCTTCCCGCGATGGTGATCGCGTTGGTTCTTGCGATCAGCCTGCACGCACTTGCACGCAACTCCTTGTTTCAGCCTGGCTTGGCTCTTTGCGCGAAGCCGCTGTTGAGATGGGCAGTGGCGTTGCTGGGGATGCGCGTCGCCATCGGCGACATCATCAATCTGGGCGCGCCCGTCGCCATCATGGTTATTGTATCGATGGCGGCGACGATCGCTGCCGGAATCGGAATTGCGAAACTTCTCAAACAGAACGTATTCTTTGGGATGTTGGTCGGATCGGCTACGGCTGTTTGTGGAGCCTCGGCCGCACTCGCGACATCGACCGTGTTGCCGAACTATAAGGGCAGGGACACGGATGTGGCGTTCGTGGTTGTCGGAGTCAATCTCCTCGCGACGTTGGCCATGCTGGCCTATCCACCCCTTTGTCACTATCTTGGTTTCGACGATAAGACGACGGGAATCATGCTTGGCGGCACAATTCACGATGTTGCCCAGGTTGTGGGAGCAGGATACGCCATCTCCGATACGGCAGGAAATGCTGCTGCCATCGTGAAGCTGTTTCGCGTCTTCTTGCTCTTGCCTGTCGTGTTGATCCTCGGTTTCTATGTAAGTCAATTGATCGGAAAACGTGAGGAGGCGCGCGTTGCGATGCCGACCTTCGCAATCATGTTCC includes:
- a CDS encoding YeiH family protein — its product is MEGSISIRGSRYAQTARHRDAIAGIGLAAFVSVIAVLLAPHMPKALPLPAMVIALVLAISLHALARNSLFQPGLALCAKPLLRWAVALLGMRVAIGDIINLGAPVAIMVIVSMAATIAAGIGIAKLLKQNVFFGMLVGSATAVCGASAALATSTVLPNYKGRDTDVAFVVVGVNLLATLAMLAYPPLCHYLGFDDKTTGIMLGGTIHDVAQVVGAGYAISDTAGNAAAIVKLFRVFLLLPVVLILGFYVSQLIGKREEARVAMPTFAIMFLVLCIINSICSSIPAIAESYDVVKSVTVGLSTWGLLLAISAIGLNTSMKAITNLGWRHIVNLLGTTLVIGTLMTVGLLYIR